In a single window of the Metopolophium dirhodum isolate CAU chromosome 2, ASM1992520v1, whole genome shotgun sequence genome:
- the LOC132939083 gene encoding trehalase-like yields the protein MHDVQLARIYPDSKTFVDKKLKCTESEILTDYKTLKDANSGNVPPLTELVKFIDEHLEDGDELEVWNPPDFRENPSIANRIRDQKYKQWALGLNQVWKTLARKVKDDVRIHPDQYSLIWVPNGFFIPGGRFRELYYWDTYWIVNGLMLCDMKDTARGVIDNIISLVNQFGFMPNGGRSYYLNRSQPPMLILMALSYYKETNDFDYIKKILPDLESEFHFWTENRMVTFEKDGKSYRMARYNAPSRGPRPESYREDYEVAEKFETENEKDDMYTRLKSGAESGWDYSSRWFITTDQHSEPDQLSNVHVPSIVPVELNSILNQNARILSTWFGKIGNKYKSNKYCTVAQEFLNGIQEVMWRSDRGAWFDWDLMNHKHRECFFVSNIAPLWTESYNMPKHFVANEVLRYLRDEGIIEPDFSISFHGTPTSMYVSSQQWDYPNAWPPLQAYIIQGLDRTEHSCAQQVAAKMAEVWLSTNYKGFAEKSTMYEKYHVELPGETGGGGEYIPQTGFGWSNGVVLEFLNQWYSVKTDTDEPSNNDGGSKSVLKSSFKRFCKFLDTKN from the exons ATGCATGACGTACAATTAGCACGAATTTATCCAGATTCGAAAACGTTTGTGGATAAGAAACTGAAATGTACTGAGTCTGAAATTTTAACCGATTATAAAACACTAAAAGACGCTAACAGTGGTAACGTGCCTCCACTGACAGAGTTGGTCAAGTTCATTGACGAGCACTTAGAAGACGGCGACGAGTTGGAGGTATGGAATCCTCCCGACTTTCGCGAAAACCCATCGATCGCTAACAGGATCAGAGACCAGAAATACAAACAGTGGGCGTTGGGATTGAACCAGGTGTGGAAAACCCTAGCGAGGAAAGTCAAGGACGACGTGAGAATACATCCCGACCAGTACTCGCTGATATGGGTTCCAAACGGATTTTTCATACCCGGAGGCAGATTTAGAGAGCTTTATTATTGGGACACGTACTGGATTGTTAACGGACTTATGCTATGCGACATGAAGGACACAGCTCGTGGTGTCATCGACAATATCATATCGCTGGTGAATCAATTTGGTTTCATGCCGAATGGTGGGCGATCATACTACCTAAATAGATCGCAACCACCAATGCTCATATTAATGGCATTGAGTTACTATAAAGAAACCAACGACtttgattatattaaaaaaatccttCCA GACTTGGAGAGTGAATTCCATTTTTGGACGGAAAATCGGATGGTGACTTTCGAGAAAGACGGTAAATCGTATAGAATGGCCAGATATAACGCACCATCGAGGGGACCACGACCAGAGTCATATAG AGAGGACTACGAAGTTGCTGAAAagtttgaaactgaaaatgagAAAGATGACATGTATACTAGGCTTAAGTCTGGTGCCGAATCTGGGTGGGACTATTCGAGTAGATGGTTTATAACTACTGACCAACATTCCGAACCGG atcaACTATCGAATGTACATGTGCCAAGTATTGTACCAGTCGAATTAAATAGTATTCTAAACCAAAATGCACGCATATTGAGTACATGGTTTGGCAAGATaggaaataaatacaaatccaataaatattgtaccgTCGCACAAGAATTTCTTAATGGCATACAAGAA GTCATGTGGAGATCGGACAGAGGTGCATGGTTTGACTGGGATTTAATGAACCATAAACATCGAGAATGTTTTTTTGTATCCAATATCGCGCCTTTGTGGACAGAAAGTTATAACATGCCAAAACATTTTGTGGCCAATGAAGTATTAAGATATTTAAGGGATGAAGGAATTATCGAACCAGATTTCAGCATAAGTTTTCATG GTACACCTACGTCAATGTACGTATCGTCACAACAATGGGATTATCCAAATGCTTGGCCTCCTCTGCAAGCGTATATTATTCAAGGTCTGGACAGGACAGAACATAGCTGCGCACAACAAGTGGCCGCGAAAATGGCCGAGGTCTGGTTGAGCACTAATTACAAAGGATTTGCAGAAAAATCGACAATGTATGAAAAA tACCACGTCGAACTTCCGGGAGAAACTGGTGGCGGTGGTGAATATATTCCACAGACTGGTTTCGGTTGGTCAAATGGTGTCGTGTTAGAGTTCTTAAACCAATGGTATTCCGTCAAAACTGACACcgatg aGCCCTCGAATAATGATGGAGGAAGCAAATCCGTTTTGAAGAGCAGTTTTAAACGTTTCTGTAAATTTTTGGAtactaaaaattga